ACCTTCATGATCACTTAGATTTCCTAATGAAGGTaatttttggccaaacgtttttattcgcacgcttgcatcagttttcgggttcccagtggatgtcatccatataatcaaatcaacatggcctaaatacgGACATACACTACCACAAAAAACCAAGACGCAAAGCAAAACCTCGGTTTACGGAGGCAATGGGAATAAAGAATTGTGCCAACGAACTCTCCACAAAAGTGGTTGCCAACACCAACACAAGCGTATGTTCATAGAGCAAAAATAGAGACACTCAATGTGGTCTGCATCAAGGATAGACATGGGAAGTACTTGTTCGAGGTATAGGTCATACGTACGAAGTAGGGGTATCTTGGGTtcactttggttggggaggtaaaaggcggtggaagaaGAGGGTTATACAGTTACGGACACACTTGTTCCAGATTTTCTTCCAAATCtacaatttggaaaaaaaatgaacatctCAGTATAAGACCTTATATATACGTCGATGAAGTTACGAAGTAACATCTTTGTTACAATGTTGGCCAATCCAAACGcataatatgtattttttgCCAAAGGAATTTCATCAGCCTCATCAAACACGTGATACATCTCTTTTTACCAAATGACAATCATCATCAGTCATTATCAGCCAATCCAAACACATGTAACATATTTGTTGCTAAATGACCGTTGTTAGCCAATCCAAACACGcgacatatttttttttgctaaatgaCATCTATCAACCAATCCAAACACTCGACACatatttttttggccaaatgaccGTTATCAGCCAATCCAAACACCTAATACATATTTCTTGGCGAATGACTTTTCTGGATTCAGACCTTATATATATCAAATCCAGTTCCAGGCAAAGAATTTACGTTTGAGCAAATTGAAGGTCAAAGACGACAGTTAAGCAAACATAGGGGGTGTGGCACGTGAAAACCGTGTCACAGAGGGTAACCACGCTTGGTTTCAAATCCTAAGTAGTAGCAGACCGCAGGAGATTTGTCACGGTGGTCCTTGTGTGTTCCGTAGAGTGAAGTTTACCTCCAAGAACAACCTTGACTTTCTCGCTGAACGACAAGGGATGTGGTTATATGTGACACAGCTTGGTCGGTGACGTTTAACCTATGAAAACTAAGCCCTAtttaagatataacgttagtacaAGAGCCAGgtttaaaatgtgtttcgttGCACCCATTTTGCGGAACCGTTTACAAATTCAAGTAATTATTTGTGATACCTATGGGCCCTTGTCTGAGTTAAACCTATCGTCAATAATAAcagtttgtgtaaaaaaaatcaaacttttaAGACCCAAAAACGTTTATGAAAAGATTGATTTCGGGAGAAATTGAGCATTTTAGTAATTCCCatgaaaaatgtgaaataatgttgttgttttttacccCTCCACCGTGGAAAACTAAATTTTGCAACTGAATAAGTTTAAAGGTAGAATAAGCTTTGCTAGCAAAAGGTGATGCCACAATTTGAGCAGAAAAATCATGCTGGGTGAAAGAGCAAATATCACTCTACCACAAAACCTTTTGTGTTACATGGTTGCAACGAAATTACATTTCTAAGCCTCTTTCAGGACGTGGCCCCGAACAGCCATCAATTCGTCCTTCgatcatttttttaccaaatatGACAGGGATTTTAGCAAGATAAGTCAGGAAGACAAAGGACTTCAGAATGACTAAATCTGCTCTGTCATGCTTGTTAAAAATTTTAAGCGTTACTTCACCGAGGATGAACTGTACTGAACTGAAACTTTGATTGATGATCACACAAGTCAATCATACCATTATGGGTAATGGTTCATGTCGCTTCTTGCCATCTATCGCTACATGAAGTGTCCATTAGACATTAGTGAAGTCTCTGGATATGATTCCTGACGCCAGAGAACCCGACATGGCGACATAAAACCATTCGACTCGTACCATTTCCTCTCATTATAGACGTTTTAAGCCAGTTACTGTATGTTTGATTGTCGGAAGATATCTTTTACGAGTGTCATGCACGAAAAGAAAGTGACTTTGTAGTGACTTTGTAAGCTTGTATACTGACCCTTAGTGTTTTACACCAGTTAAAGTACATTGTTATCATCGcataatattgaaaatgaaataggTAGTCTACCTGTGTTGCTTCTTACAAGTGTGTGGCTATAACGATAGGTgttcaagcagaggttctggggggggggggtagtttgTATAGCTGTCGAATACGAAATAAGCAAACGACCTATCCCACTTCATATTTTCCTGACGTCGAATCTTTCTTTTCTATCTTTACTATCAATGGTGAATCGAGGTTTGGAATTCTTATCAAGAAGCAAGAAGCAAGTATAGGCGATAGACTCACAATTTTTTAATAATAGATCGTGATGTGAGTACATGTTCGCGACCGCATGGCATTAAACAGGCAGAGAAAAAGCTATAGGCCTGTATTTTTTTGAAGAGGTAAAAAATATTTCTTCCCTTGATTTACACATTTAGCTCTGTCAATATGTTTTGAAATAGTAAGgtaacattttcgagaaaatgcaaCATGTTTTTCCTGGTAATTTGGCTTTCTACGAAACCAATACACTAActcagacacacgcacacatacatgtacaaacgcACACATctaaaagaaaacttgaattcTCCATGAGAACAAGAATTTTATAATAAGACATTTATATTTCGATATTTCCTCTAGGGCCAGGAATGGATCGAGGGTTCCTTCAGCTGCATTGCCGCGACGCTCCAGCAGATCGTTGGGCCGGACCTGGAGGACTGTGACCGCCTGGGGAGCCTGGTACTGACGATAGAGGAGGAGTGTTTCTCCAACTACGGCATCTGTCAGATGGTGCGGTACAACGCCGGTCCGCTAGAGGCGTCACTGGCATCTGCTGACATTATGACTCAGAAGTATGTAATAGATTATCCATGATGTATTAAATAGGAGtagtgttttatttcattgctgTGTTTTGGTTACAAACACAATTAAAAAATTACAATCAAGTAATTTttcgggggccgataccgacttccacgCACCTTTGATCCTTGATGTGGATCAGAGGACAGATAACTGTTCATTTCATCATTGTATGCTattattgtattttcatgtatacctgcaattagccttcgggtatgaatttgcaataaagattatcattattattattattattattgtaggACCGGTCAGCAGCTTGTCCAGACCGCCATGCAGTGCGGCCGCACGGTGCGGTTCATCGTCCACCGGATCCTGAGAGACATCCTTGGCGGGAACCCCACCCTCTTCTCCTCCCACGACTTACGGTTACTCAGCCTCATGAGGGGCCTCGGCAAgtgaacatcatcatcaccacaaAACCGAACAAAAATTGGAATATTTTGCGCTGTGTAGATGCGAGGGACAGACAGATATATATGGCAAATTGTGAGAGCTAAAATATGAGAGATATAGTTGCAGACTTAACATTTGAATTGCATTATTTTACAACTATCATTATCTTTATTATCAGACGGAAGAAAAGGTTAATGGAACTTGTGACGTCAGCACTGAGGGCGGTACCGACTTCAGATGAACTATGACCCAGTCCTGACGTCACACGTCGGACAAAAAAACCACGTGACTTGGGTTAGATAGTTAAAGAGAGATTCGGTCGAAAAATCCAGTGAAAATTATTTTGAGCTGGAAAGCATTTTTTTGTTCTCATTATATTTATACAGATTATAATAATATGcggaatatgaaaataaaaatgtttgttttcatgagTATTTATTGA
The sequence above is drawn from the Branchiostoma floridae strain S238N-H82 chromosome 4, Bfl_VNyyK, whole genome shotgun sequence genome and encodes:
- the LOC118412832 gene encoding stanniocalcin-2-like — translated: MMQFVSWMLVVSLLMSRDVRAYLVDRVSPRLPHRRTEISPIQQCLQSEAEAENVCEVFLCLELDDTCLIKGLYDLCVSFFRNTNNFSESGQEWIEGSFSCIAATLQQIVGPDLEDCDRLGSLVLTIEEECFSNYGICQMVRYNAGPLEASLASADIMTQKTGQQLVQTAMQCGRTVRFIVHRILRDILGGNPTLFSSHDLRLLSLMRGLGK